A single region of the Capra hircus breed San Clemente chromosome X unlocalized genomic scaffold, ASM170441v1, whole genome shotgun sequence genome encodes:
- the LOC102188839 gene encoding guanine nucleotide-binding protein-like 3-like protein, with protein MSSNCGFQGQYQHQVKNCFQNRCSVPVDQASESLLKSKACFGAENLMRVLGNYCRLGEVRTHIRVGVVGLPNVGKSSLINSLKRSRACSVGAVPGVTKFMQEVYLDKFIRLLDAPGIVPGPNSEVGTILRNCIHVQKLADPVTPVETILQRCNLEEISSYYGVSGFQTTEHFLTAVAHRLGKKKKGGVYSQEQAAKAVLADWVSGKISFYTLPPSTHTLPTHLSAEIVKEMTEVFDIEDTEQANEDTMECLATGESDELLGDMDPLEMDIKWLHSPMVKIADAMENKTTVYKIGDLTGYCTNPNRHQMGWAKRNVDLHPRSNSMVDVCPVDRRPMLQRIMETDPLQQGQALASAMKKKKKIQKRADKLASKLSDSMMSALDLSGNADDSAGD; from the exons ATGAGCTCCAACTGTGGCTTTCAAGGCCAGTACCAGCATCAGGTCAAAAACTG TTTCCAGAATCGCTGCAGTGTGCCAGTGGATCAAGCCTCTGAGTCACTGCTGAAAAGCAAAGCCTGCTTTGGAGCTGAAAACCTCATGAGGGTTCTGGGGAACTATTGCCGCCTTGGTGAAGTGCGCACCCATATCCGTGTGGGCGTTGTGG GCCTTCCCAATGTTGGGAAGAGCAGCCTGATCAATAGTCTGAAGCGCAGCCGTGCGTGTAGTGTGGGAGCCGTTCCTGGGGTCACCAA GTTCATGCAGGAGGTCTACCTGGACAAGTTCATCAGGCTGCTGGATGCTCCGGGCATCGTCCCAGGACCCAACTCAGAGGTGGGCACGATCCTGCGCAATTGCATTCACGTGCAGAAGCTGGCGGACCCTGTGACCCCGGTGGAGACCATCCTGCAACGCTGCAACCTGGAGGAG ATTTCCAGCTATTATGGTGTCTCTGGGTTTCAGACCACTGAGCACTTTCTGACTGCAGTGGCCCACCGCTTggggaagaagaagaaggggggTGTATACAGTCAGGAGCAGGCAGCCAAAGCTGTCCTCGCTGACTGGGTGAG CGGGAAGATCAGCTTCTATACACTTCCACCCTCCACCCACACTCTGCCTACCCATCTCAGTGCTGAGATCGTTAAGGAGATGACTGAGGTCTTTGACATTGAGGATACCGAGCAAGCCAATGAAGACACCATGGAAT GCTTGGCCACTGGAGAATCGGATGAGCTGTTGGGTGACATGGACCCGCTCGAAATGGATATCAAGTGGCTCCATTCTCCGATGGTGAAAATAGCAGATGCCATGGAAAATAAAACCACCGTGTATAAG ATTGGAGATCTTACTGGGTATTGCACCAATCCAAACCGTCATCAGATGGGATGGGCTAAGCGCAATGTGGACCTTCACCCTAGGAGCAATAGCATGGTGGATGTTTGCCCAGTGGACCGCCGCCCAATGCTTCAGAGGATCATGGAGACAGACCCCCTGCAGCAGGGCCAGGCTCTGGCATCTGccatgaagaagaagaagaagatccaAAAGCGTGCAG ACAAACTTGCCAGCAAGCTGTCTGATTCCATGATGTCCGCTCTTGATCTCTCTGGCAATGCTGATGACAGTGCTGGTGACTGA